In a genomic window of Pirellulales bacterium:
- a CDS encoding DUF1015 domain-containing protein, producing the protein MPTIEAFRGLRYDPKHVGSLSDVVAPPYDVIGPELQSQLYKAHPANVVRLILNRDEPGDEATNNRYSRAAKFLKNWRSEGVLATEPQPAIYVYHQVFRYGGRELTRRGFMARCRLERFGDGQIFPHEETMSGPKQDRLLLTRACKANLSQVFGLYPDPNNASGHLLETAVAGTTPIEATDHLGVLHRMWPIYDATLIAQLARELAPQPVFIADGHHRYETACNYRDEISAASGSLPPDHPANFVLMMFVAMNDPGLIVMPTHRLFRGLPKMSSADLAQKLGPHFATRVAGEGVDLAQTIWKEIESEGNQGTLGLFTNDDERWTIIRLTDAGSRRMADVAGEHTSDWQGLGVSILHRLVVDSLLAS; encoded by the coding sequence GTGCCGACCATCGAAGCCTTTCGCGGTTTGCGTTACGATCCGAAGCACGTCGGCTCGCTGTCGGACGTGGTCGCGCCCCCCTACGACGTGATCGGCCCCGAGTTGCAAAGTCAGCTCTACAAGGCCCATCCCGCCAACGTCGTCCGTCTGATCCTTAACCGCGACGAGCCGGGTGACGAGGCTACGAACAACCGCTACTCGCGGGCAGCGAAGTTCCTCAAAAACTGGCGGAGCGAAGGGGTGCTGGCGACGGAGCCGCAGCCGGCGATCTATGTCTATCATCAGGTATTCCGCTACGGCGGCCGCGAATTGACTCGCCGAGGCTTTATGGCCCGCTGCCGGCTCGAGCGATTCGGGGATGGTCAAATCTTCCCGCATGAAGAGACGATGTCTGGCCCAAAGCAAGATCGCCTGCTCTTGACGCGGGCATGCAAGGCGAACCTCAGCCAAGTGTTCGGACTCTACCCCGATCCGAACAACGCATCCGGCCACCTATTAGAAACTGCGGTTGCGGGAACCACGCCGATTGAAGCGACTGACCACCTCGGTGTACTTCATCGTATGTGGCCCATTTACGACGCCACGTTGATTGCTCAATTGGCTCGCGAGCTGGCCCCACAGCCGGTCTTTATCGCCGACGGGCACCATCGCTATGAAACGGCCTGCAACTATCGCGACGAGATCTCCGCCGCCTCCGGTTCACTTCCGCCCGACCATCCGGCGAATTTCGTGCTGATGATGTTCGTCGCCATGAACGATCCAGGCCTGATCGTGATGCCGACCCACCGGTTGTTTCGAGGACTGCCAAAAATGTCGTCCGCGGATTTGGCTCAGAAACTTGGGCCGCATTTTGCGACCCGTGTGGCGGGCGAAGGAGTCGATCTGGCTCAAACGATCTGGAAAGAAATCGAGTCCGAAGGGAATCAGGGAACGCTCGGGCTGTTTACAAATGACGACGAGCGGTGGACAATCATCCGGCTTACTGACGCTGGCTCCAGGCGGATGGCGGACGTGGCCGGCGAGCATACGTCCGATTGGCAAGGTCTCGGCGTGTCAATCTTGCACCGCCTCGTAGTCGATTCGCTGCTAGCATCCAA